TTTTGGATTTCTCATATTCTCGAAAATCAAACGTTGAAGAACAATATTTTTCAAAAATATGCCGGCAACTGTTTCAATAGAAGTTTGCAACATATTCTTTTTGGTAGTTTTTTCTTCACTAAAGTATCCCGCAGCATTAAGTAATATCACTCCTGCATTTAGTTCATTTAATTCTGAACCAGCTGCTAATGCTGCATAACCACCTAATGAATTCCCAACAACAATTGTAGGTTTTTTAATTTTCTCTTTTACATAAGCTACAACTTGGTCTTTCCATAAAGATCCTGAGTATTCAACATCTTGAGGCTTAGGACTTTTTCCAAAACCAAGTAGATCCATAGCATGAACTTCGTATTTGGTACTCAAAATAGGAATATTAAATCTCCAATGATCCGTGGAGGCTCCGAAACCATGAATTAATAAAATTGCACATTCTTTTGATGTTTTCGCAGGCTTAGCAGAAACAGTATGGATTGGGTAATTTAAAAAATTCCAGTCATAATTTACATCACTATTTATTAGAACTGTCTTTTCCATTTATTGAAAATCATATTTTGGTTGATTCTAATAAACTTATTTCCTAAAGAAGACCCACAGGATCAGCTGCAACATCATCTGAAATTTTATTGCCATCATTTGGGGGCTTATCTTTTAAAACAATTCTTAAGAGAACAGGTGCAAGAAACGTGGTTCCAATAACCATTAATAAAATAGCTGCTTCAAGAGAGGGAGTTAACAACTTAGCACTTGTCCCTAGTCCGAGGAAAATTAAACCAACCTCTCCTCTAGGCATCATACCCAAACCAACAACTAATCTATTTGTAGGTTTATCACTTGAGAATACCCATCCTGCTGCAATCTTTCCTATAATCGCCACAACTAATAAAAAACCAGCAACTACAAGTGCTGACCTACTTGTTGGATCAAGTGGATTGATAACTGATAAATCCATTCCAGCTCCCACTAATACAAAGAAAATAGTTGCGAATAAGGATACTAAAGGTAAAACGGATTGTTGTATTGCGTGATTATTTTTAGAACTACTAAGAATTAGTCCAGCTGCAAAAGCACCTAAAGCTGCTTCCAAGCCTATGGCTGTTGCGACAAAACAACACAACACAAGTATCACAAAAGAAGCTACCACTACGGCTCCAGGAGCCTTTAATCTATCTAATAACCAATCAAAACCTGGGGCAGCTGTTCTACTTAATGCAATAGCAGCAATAACAAATACTACAGCTGCTGCAACTAATTTAACTATAGGTGCAATTTCTAAAGAACCTCCGGCAGCAAGTGCAACTACAACTGCAAGAATAACAATACCCAAAATATCATCCAAAACAGCTGCTCCAATGACAATCTGTCCTTCTCGAGTTTTTAAATATCCCAACTCACCGAAAACACTTGCAGTAATTCCTATACTGGTTGCTGTCATAGATGCTCCCGCAAAAACTGCTGGAATTAGATCTACTTGGAAAATAAACATTAATCCAAGAGTTCCAAATGCAAACGGTAAAATTACACCAGCCATAGCAACAGTAAATGCCTGAGCTCCGACAGCAACTAATTCCTCTAACTCACTTTCTAATCCTGTTAAAAATAAAAGAGCATATAACCCGAGAGTTGCTACTGCTTGGAGAGATGGAAAACTTTCGAAGTAAACTTCAGGTACAGCTTCTGGGGGAATAGACGCTAATGAGCTAATAACATTTATAAGTCCCTCATTTAATTCAGTTCCAGCTGAAGGCGGTATCAACAAATGAAATCCTGAGGCCCCTAT
This region of Prochlorococcus sp. MIT 0604 genomic DNA includes:
- a CDS encoding cation:proton antiporter, which gives rise to MYSLLAELSAHDLEVAETLIGVIRFLLIFLAARALAEVLVRLSLPTIVGELLAGVVIGASGFHLLIPPSAGTELNEGLINVISSLASIPPEAVPEVYFESFPSLQAVATLGLYALLFLTGLESELEELVAVGAQAFTVAMAGVILPFAFGTLGLMFIFQVDLIPAVFAGASMTATSIGITASVFGELGYLKTREGQIVIGAAVLDDILGIVILAVVVALAAGGSLEIAPIVKLVAAAVVFVIAAIALSRTAAPGFDWLLDRLKAPGAVVVASFVILVLCCFVATAIGLEAALGAFAAGLILSSSKNNHAIQQSVLPLVSLFATIFFVLVGAGMDLSVINPLDPTSRSALVVAGFLLVVAIIGKIAAGWVFSSDKPTNRLVVGLGMMPRGEVGLIFLGLGTSAKLLTPSLEAAILLMVIGTTFLAPVLLRIVLKDKPPNDGNKISDDVAADPVGLL
- a CDS encoding alpha/beta fold hydrolase, whose amino-acid sequence is MEKTVLINSDVNYDWNFLNYPIHTVSAKPAKTSKECAILLIHGFGASTDHWRFNIPILSTKYEVHAMDLLGFGKSPKPQDVEYSGSLWKDQVVAYVKEKIKKPTIVVGNSLGGYAALAAGSELNELNAGVILLNAAGYFSEEKTTKKNMLQTSIETVAGIFLKNIVLQRLIFENMRNPKNIKKTLNQVYVDKKNVDDFLVESIRKPSLDFGAFNVFRSVFNPSGPQGLPLDKLFAKLDSPLLLLWGGKDPWMNTPKKRNLYKKFTPKNTKEIILEAGHCPHDEIPELVNQHILDWVDSL